In Primulina eburnea isolate SZY01 chromosome 3, ASM2296580v1, whole genome shotgun sequence, one DNA window encodes the following:
- the LOC140826813 gene encoding uncharacterized protein yields the protein MGEQEKNSSNNENIIESSSSSSSLSSSCDEREDLQRLERAPPFWRTKKRLSKQLSMCETPRDMAWERRRLQFLCQERRRNGVNDDVITDEDMNELKGCIELGFGFNEEDGQRLCPTIPALDLYFAVSRQFSSSPISSPASSSGSTSSSTSLGVRSSSFGSPTSDSDSWKICSPGDDPQQVKTKLRHWAQAVACSLMQSSSSPSSS from the exons ATGGGAGAGCAGGAAAAGAATTCATCAAATAATGAGAATATTATTGAGTCATCCTCGTCATCatcttcattatcatcttcttgTGACGAAAGAGAGGATTTGCAACGTTTAGAGCGCGCTCCCCCCTTCTGGAGGACGAAGAAACGGCTGTCGAAACAACTCTCTATGTGCGAAACACCCCGTGACATGGCGTGGGAGAGGCGCCGTCTTCAATTTCTGTGCCAGGAGAGGCGTCGAAATGGGGTAAACGATGATGTGATCACGGATGAGGACATGAATGAATTGAAGGGTTGCATAGAATTAGGATTTGGGTTCAACGAGGAAGATGGTCAGAGGCTGTGTCCCACCATTCCTGCCTTGGATCTTTACTTTGCTGTGAGCCGACAGTTTTCTAGTAGTCCCATCTCAAGCCCAGCTAGCAGTAGTGGCTCTACCTCATCCTCGACGTCCCTCGGGGTCCGATCATCATCGTTCGGTAGCCCGACGAGCGATTCTGATTCATGGAAGATTTGCAGTCCTG GTGATGATCCTCAACAAGTAAAGACGAAGTTGAGGCATTGGGCTCAAGCCGTGGCTTGTTCTCTCATGCAATCCTCTTCCTCTCCCTCTTCCTCTTGA
- the LOC140826812 gene encoding ankyrin repeat protein nuc-2, with protein sequence MAPDASDALAVREKVQTFLTSAKTGNLDLLKKLAKQLDDGKGLAQTVADVKDANQRGALHFAAREGQTETCKFLLEECDIDVNVKDEDGETPLIHAARQGHTTTAKYLVKCGADPSIPSELGAAALHHSAGIGDVELLKFFLAKGVDVDFQSHVGTPLVWAAGNAQHDAVKVLLEHKANPNAKTEDDVTPLLSAVAAGSLACSELLIKAGANVNVSAGGATPMHIAADGGNPEMINCLLQAGANPDAIDEDGLRPIQVAASRGNRVAVEILFPETLRFTDAPEWSVDGILDHMQSETRRKEDERDGLQDTSKLKNVIPPKQPEVTPEAKNNAAEAKARADTAYRRKDYMTAIDAYTQAIDFDPTDATLLSNRSLSWIRMGQAEHALADAKACRDLRPDWPKACYREGAALRLMQKFEEAANAFYEGVILDPENKELVTAFREAVEAGRNFHSTQQPKS encoded by the exons ATGGCTCCTGATGCTTCCGATGCTCTGGCTG TGAGGGAAAAGGTTCAAACTTTTTTGACTTCTGCCAAGACTGGGAATTTAGATCTCCTCAAGA AATTGGCGAAACAACTTGATGATGGAAAAGGTTTAGCGCAAACAGTAGCAGATGTTAAGGATGCTAACCAAAGAGGTGCTCTTCACTTTGCTGCAAGGGAGGGGCAAACTGAGACGTGCAAGTTCTTACTTGAGGAGTGTGATATTGATGTTAATGTGAAAGATGAAGATG GAGAGACTCCTCTTATTCACGCTGCTCGGCAAGGACACACTACCACTGCCAAGTATCTTGTGAAATGTGGCGCCGATCCTTCTATACCTAGTGAATTGGGGGCTGCTGCGTTGCATCATTCTGCAGGAATAG GGGATGTTGAGTTGTTGAAGTTCTTTCTTGCAAAGGGTGTAGATGTTgattttcaaagtcatgttggTACTCCCCTTGTATGGGCTGCTGGAAATGCTCAGCATGATGCTGTCAAAGTGCTACTGGAACATAAAGCCAAT CCTAATGCCAAAACTGAAGATGATGTTACACCTCTGTTGTCAGCGGTTGCTGCAGGTTCATTGGCATGTTCAGAGTTGCTGATTAAG GCAGGAGCAAATGTCAATGTTTCTGCGGGTGGAGCAACACCCATGCACATTGCTGCTGATGGTGGCAACCCTGAAATGATCAACTGTTTGTTACAAGCTGGAGCTAATCCTGATGCAATTGATGAG GACGGCTTGAGGCCTATACAGGTTGCAGCTTCAAGAGGAAACAGGGTTGCTGTTGAAATTCTTTTCCCTGAAACGTTGCGATTTACGGATGCTCCAGAGTGGAGTGTTGACGGAATTCTCGATCATATGCAAAGTGAAACAAGAAGGAAAGAG GATGAAAGAGATGGATTGCAGGACACCAGCAAACTGAAAAATGTTATCCCTCCAAAGCAGCCTGAG GTAACACCTGAGGCCAAGAATAATGCTGCTGAAGCCAAGGCAAGAGCTGACACTGCCTATAGGAGGAAAGATTATATGACTGCTATTGATGCTTATACCCag GCAATTGATTTCGACCCAACTGATGCCACTTTGCTATCTAATAGAAGCCTTAGCTGGATTCGTATGGGGCAAGCCGAGCATGCTTTAGCTGATGCTAAGGCATGCAGGGATCTTAGACCAGATTGGCCAAAGGCCTGCTATCGTGAAGGGGCTGCTCTCCGACTCATGCAG AAGTTTGAAGAGGCAGCCAATGCTTTCTATGAAGGAGTAATTCTTGATCCTGAAAATAAAGAGCTTGTAACTGCTTTCAG GGAAGCTGTTGAAGCTGGAAGGAATTTTCATAGTACACAGCAGCCAAAATCTTGA